In one Silene latifolia isolate original U9 population chromosome 10, ASM4854445v1, whole genome shotgun sequence genomic region, the following are encoded:
- the LOC141606658 gene encoding putative F-box/LRR-repeat protein At3g18150, whose amino-acid sequence MDRLSDLPDFIIHHIISYLGTEEACRSTILSKRWAHIWSTGFILEFKPEFFSPKIDGDCLEELSIVDGTSIIDDIYSEETMERLMNFIESTMRRYSEKNLSIRKFTLEYPIIYQEMARRFDRWIGIALRNQVEELSLSVIPENLPSYALPAILFSAKSLTSIKLCWVRIPYSENLKLISLQSLDLLQVDVDEHMLYDIIKSCPLKFLKLEWCSGFTNISIPSCSKLESLHVVGNKGIVPLDRRILVDTSTIRCLTYKGDEEDDLPLIIFTPNSKKNLKKLRIFSVVFSEESFSKLVSELPSIEIMSFFGCVMPKNIRIASQTLTELGLHDYCYDLVNVALEAPKLHSFCYNGDLQLSSVINSHSNYNAYLHLIIDELDTRAWLRIKKLLSNSNGCCKILSIILSDATEPTETTEIEFNKDQLSEIHDEPLYDLQELKLSLTCSTSVPEESSCKALIDGLLWCCRPDILSLSINLPSDNNVIRTLLDILQKKVKYWKHPLKRIEIEGTNSSSIFFSWDLDLRLRLYW is encoded by the exons ATGGATAGATTATCAGATTTGCCTGATTTTATCATCCATCATATCATTTCTTATCTGGGTACCGAAGAAGCGTGTCGATCGACCATTTTGTCGAAAAGATGGGCTCATATTTGGTCCACTGGCTTTATTCTTGAGTTTAAACCTGAGTTCTTTTCTCCGAAGATAGATGGAGATTGTTTGGAGGAATTAAGTATCGTCGATGGTACTAGTATCATCGATGATATTTACAGTGAGGAAACTATGGAGAGACTTATGAATTTCATTGAATCCACAATGCGACGATATTCCGAGAAGAATCTTTCTATTAGGAAGTTTACTCTTGAATATCCAATTATTTATCAAGAAATGGCTAGGAGGTTTGATAGATGGATTGGAATCGCTTTGCGAAACCAAGTTGAGGAATTGTCGCTCTCTGTTATTCCCGAGAATCTTCCCTCGTATGCATTACCGGCGATTTTGTTCTCGGCAAAATCATTGACTAGTATAAAACTATGTTGGGTTAGAATTCCATATTCTGAAAATTTGAAGCTTATCTCACTACAATCTTTGGATTTATTACAGGTTGACGTAGATGAGCATATGCTATATGATATTATCAAGTCATGTCCCTTAAAATTTTTGAAGCTTGAGTGGTGTTCTGGTTTTACAAATATTTCAATTCCTTCGTGTAGTAAATTGGAGTCGCTCCATGTAGTTGGAAATAAGGGCATTGTACCTCTAGATAGGAGAATCCTGGTGGATACATCGACTATTCGGTGTTTGACCTACAAgggtgatgaagaagatgatttGCCACTTATTATTTTTACACCTAACTCaaagaaaaatttgaagaaattacGCATTTTTAGTGTTGTTTTTAGCGAGGAATCTTTTAGCAAGCTAGTGTCTGAACTTCCGTCAATAGAGATCATGTCATTTTTTGGTTGTGTGATGCCAAAGAATATTAGAATTGCAAGTCAAACGCTCACGGAATTGGGCTTACATGATTATTGTTATGATTTGGTTAATGTTGCTCTTGAAGCTCCAAAGTTACACTCTTTTTGCTATAATGGAGACTTACAACTTTCGTCTGTGATCAACAGTCATAGCAATTACAATGCCTATCTTCATCTAATTATCGATGAACTGGATACTCGAGCATGGCTCAGAATAAAAAAGCTCCTCAGCAATTCAAATGGTTGCTGCAAGATTTTGTCCATCATTCTCAGTGATGCAACTGAGCCAACTGAGACAACTGAG ATTGAATTTAACAAGGACCAACTTAGCGAGATTCACGATGAACCACTTTATGATCTCCAAGAACTGAAGCTGTCTTTAACATGTTCCACTTCCGTCCCTGAGGAGTCTTCATGTAAAGCTCTCATAGACGGTCTGCTATGGTGTTGCCGCCCTGATATTCTCTCTTTATCGATTAATTTACCATCTGATAATAATGTCATTAGG ACTTTGCTGGATATACTACAGAAGAAGGTGAAATATTGGAAGCATCCCTTGAAACGCATAGAAATCGAAGGCACTAATTCTTCCTCTATATTTTTTTCATGGGACCTTGATCTTCGACTAAGACTATATTGGTAA